The following coding sequences are from one Portunus trituberculatus isolate SZX2019 chromosome 32, ASM1759143v1, whole genome shotgun sequence window:
- the LOC123512017 gene encoding uncharacterized protein LOC123512017 has translation MTTDISNFSNVPNKLNTLQSVSECGRKMPENLSLQHPPTEINTVWHQRKKRNYELDDKVDEASSVSRNKTRMPASPTVPSTGKKKVYMMPPMSNPNEEKRRRNAIIAYKNRQLKKKQSQDLHEKVRTLQDTTVQLQDINQQLDKNLRESHEQQTFMSNMKQKLESEIMYLQSLFQAQKEKLAFMQQHLRLINGTIDEDDFTRKLLNALQERILVSSSPLSSPKHITSQCIISPPYITYAGNASPPLSTTTLPYIQLPPLSPIPKSSAAS, from the exons ATGACAACAGATATATCTAATTTTAGTAATGTTCCCAACAAATTGAACACTCTTCAATCTGTCTCTGAGTGTGGTAGGAAAATGCCAGAAAATCTGTCTCTCCAGCATCCACCCACAGAAATTAACACAGTCTGGCACCAACGCAAGAAGCGAAATTATGAGCTGGATGACAAAGTCGACGAAG CGAGCAGTGTGAGTAGGAACAAGACAAGGATGCCAGCGTCTCCTACAGTTCCATCTACGGGTAAGAAAAAGGTCTACATGATGCCGCCTATGTCGAAcccaaatgaagaaaagaggagaagaaacgcAATCATTGCTTACAAAAACCGCCAACTTAAGAAAAA ACAAAGCCAAGATCTTCATGAGAAAGTGAGGACCCTACAGGACACCACTGTACAACTGCAGGACATCAATCAGCAACTGGATAAGAATCTTAGAGAATCTCACGAGCAGCAGACGTTCATGAGTAACATGAAACAGAAGCTCGAATCCGAAATAATGTACTTGCAGTCTTTGTTTCAGGcacaaaaggaaaaactagCTTTCATGCAGCAACATCTACGTCTTATTAATGGAACTATTGATGAGGATGATTTCACTCGAAAGCTCCTCAATGCTCTTCAAGAACGCATTCTTgtctcctcatctcccctctcttctcccaaaCACATCACCTCGCAGTGTATAATTTCACCTCCATACATCACATATGCCGGTAATGCCTCGCCTCCCCTTTCCACCACCACGCTGCCCTATATCCAGCTGCCTCCCCTTTCTCCCATCCCAAAGTCATCTGCTGCCTCATAA